The DNA window AGGCGAAAGAGCTCGCGAAAACGCTCACCGAAGGAAAATGGACCCACGACTACCCCATAACCCCGGAGATGGCAAAGAAGATGGGGCTTCCTATTTCAACCGATCTTCCGCCTGAAATTTACCACCTAATGGAACTTTATCCCCAGACGGCACAGAGAAGGCCCTCGGTCTCCTATATTCCGGTACCTTATAAGAAAGAGACATTACCCCCTAAGGGGAAATAAAAAAGCACCCGTCCAGGGTGCTTAAAAAGTTTGGAAACCCAGCGGGAGTTATTCCCGGAAGGTGAGCTTGATCCCACCGATCATCGCGGCGAAGATGTTGTAGATAAAGGCGCCGATAGCACCACCTACTCCCATAGCAACACCGTAAACGACGCCTCCCAGAATACCGCCGAGAACGCCACCAGTGCCAAACATCGGCACTCCTTTTCCGATGCCAGCGACAGCCATAATGATCCCTATGATCAACCCGATCACCACCCCCATCACCAAATACAGTTTAAAAACCGACCCAACACCAATAGAGTTAAGCTCTAACTGTTTCATGGTAAATCCCTCCTCCGAGTTGGTTTATTTTATTGTAGCCTAATTTCGATCTAATATCAATCATAATATTACCTTTAAAGGAGATTTTTTATGCCCGATTTTAGGACTTTACTTTCATCAGGCCTACTAATATAATTATTAAAGAGAGGAATGATGATGCTTAAACGTCCCTTCTTGTTTCCCTTAATCGTGGTCATCGCTTCTGCCTTCCTCGGTGGTGTAGCCGGGGGATATCTCCGTTCGGAGAAAGAGACTCCCTCTG is part of the Acidobacteriota bacterium genome and encodes:
- a CDS encoding DUF3566 domain-containing protein produces the protein MKQLELNSIGVGSVFKLYLVMGVVIGLIIGIIMAVAGIGKGVPMFGTGGVLGGILGGVVYGVAMGVGGAIGAFIYNIFAAMIGGIKLTFRE